Proteins encoded within one genomic window of Gemmatimonadaceae bacterium:
- a CDS encoding glycosyltransferase: MPALASMPVCVVTFKECWRDADGVWLTDGGFPGQMAALASVFGPMTIVICEIPPRDGGSPLPATARVVPLARPTGHDWRRKLSFLTRVPGYSRTIRREIGGADVVHVPLPGDVPLLGMAIAIAERKRIFARYCSSWETNTQTTVWNRLTKAWMRALATGKHVMLATGAAADFPADGVRAVFATSITDSEVKRVQPDLDRLPGSVLRLSFAGRLSREKGIRYLIEAIASLRAQADAPRIELEIMGDGPSRAELEALVRRIDATGVRFLGQLNRGALLDRLQQSDVCVLPSLSESYCKARLDAMLCGTPVITTPVGSGRAITGPNGERGLLVPVGLADAIADAVRRAAAWDDWPARRARCRRFAEQHTLERWAEEIADRCRDRWDTDDVREIA, encoded by the coding sequence ATGCCCGCCCTCGCATCGATGCCAGTGTGCGTCGTCACGTTCAAGGAGTGCTGGCGCGACGCCGATGGCGTGTGGCTGACCGATGGCGGCTTTCCAGGCCAGATGGCGGCACTCGCCTCCGTGTTCGGCCCGATGACGATTGTCATCTGCGAGATTCCGCCGCGTGACGGAGGAAGCCCGCTGCCCGCGACGGCCCGGGTGGTGCCACTCGCGCGCCCGACGGGACACGACTGGCGTCGCAAGCTGTCGTTTCTGACGCGCGTTCCGGGTTATTCGCGTACGATACGGCGCGAAATCGGCGGCGCCGACGTCGTCCATGTGCCGCTGCCGGGCGACGTTCCGCTGTTAGGCATGGCAATCGCGATCGCTGAGCGGAAGCGCATTTTCGCCCGCTACTGCAGTTCCTGGGAGACGAACACGCAAACCACGGTCTGGAATCGGCTCACGAAGGCGTGGATGCGCGCACTCGCTACGGGAAAGCACGTCATGCTCGCCACAGGCGCCGCCGCCGACTTCCCGGCGGACGGTGTTCGGGCCGTGTTTGCGACGAGCATCACCGACAGCGAAGTGAAGCGCGTGCAGCCGGACCTCGATCGACTGCCTGGCAGCGTGCTGCGGCTCAGTTTTGCGGGCCGCCTCTCTCGCGAAAAAGGAATTCGCTACCTCATCGAAGCGATCGCCTCGTTGCGCGCGCAGGCTGACGCACCGCGCATCGAGCTCGAGATTATGGGTGATGGGCCGTCGCGTGCGGAGCTCGAGGCGCTGGTTCGACGGATCGATGCTACAGGCGTGCGCTTTCTCGGCCAGCTGAATCGCGGGGCGCTGCTCGATCGATTGCAGCAGTCGGACGTTTGTGTGCTGCCGTCTTTGAGTGAGAGCTATTGCAAGGCGCGCCTCGATGCGATGCTCTGCGGCACGCCGGTCATCACCACTCCGGTCGGCTCCGGTCGCGCAATCACGGGTCCCAACGGCGAACGCGGACTGCTCGTGCCCGTTGGGCTGGCCGACGCGATTGCCGACGCCGTCAGGCGTGCCGCCGCTTGGGATGACTGGCCCGCGCGCCGCGCGCGCTGCCGGCGATTCGCCGAGCAGCACACGCTCGAGCGCTGGGCGGAGGAGATCGCGGACCGGTGTCGCGACCGGTGGGACACGGACGACGTTCGGGAGATCGCGTGA
- a CDS encoding polysaccharide deacetylase family protein yields the protein MTAMRIADSTLVMFWDYDTQWGADRSRLSNGKATWGHLEFENTERVLEAHARYDVPACFAVVGAAALDGQRPYHDPEQIRRIHGAGHEVASHSFHHEWLPAVGIRGLETTVRESRDALEQCIGARVITFVPPFNQPFDYWRAASISLSERRSVPRDRIDIPRLCTTLREAGYQVCRTAFRSALLRVRDRITAECHRAPGMPRSISGILCLQLNTTCGFRDDVLNAMRANLGKPGLWVVYGHPHSISDPDSTQSDSKLEHFLATVSEWKRAGRLRCALPRDLVGAAVPTTVEA from the coding sequence ATGACGGCCATGCGGATCGCGGATTCGACGCTGGTGATGTTCTGGGACTACGACACCCAATGGGGTGCGGATCGGTCGCGGTTGTCTAACGGGAAAGCGACGTGGGGGCATCTCGAGTTCGAGAACACCGAGCGCGTCCTGGAAGCGCACGCCCGCTACGATGTGCCCGCCTGTTTCGCCGTGGTTGGTGCCGCTGCGCTCGATGGCCAGCGCCCATACCATGATCCGGAGCAGATCCGGCGCATTCACGGCGCGGGGCATGAAGTCGCGAGTCATTCGTTTCACCACGAGTGGCTGCCGGCGGTCGGCATCCGCGGGCTCGAAACCACCGTCCGGGAAAGCCGCGATGCGCTCGAGCAGTGCATTGGAGCGCGCGTCATCACGTTCGTGCCGCCCTTCAACCAGCCGTTCGACTACTGGCGCGCCGCATCCATAAGCTTGTCCGAACGCCGGAGCGTGCCACGCGATCGCATCGATATTCCCCGTTTGTGCACGACGCTGCGCGAGGCGGGATATCAGGTGTGCCGCACTGCGTTCAGATCTGCGCTGCTGCGCGTCCGCGACCGCATTACAGCCGAGTGCCATCGCGCTCCCGGAATGCCGCGCTCGATCTCGGGCATCCTCTGCCTTCAGCTCAACACGACGTGCGGCTTTCGCGACGATGTCCTCAACGCCATGCGCGCGAACCTCGGCAAGCCCGGGCTGTGGGTTGTGTACGGACATCCGCACTCGATTTCGGATCCGGATAGCACGCAGTCGGACTCGAAGCTCGAGCACTTCCTGGCAACCGTCTCGGAGTGGAAGCGAGCGGGCCGGTTACGGTGCGCGCTGCCCCGTGATCTCGTCGGCGCCGCCGTGCCTACCACGGTCGAGGCATGA
- a CDS encoding glycosyltransferase, which translates to MRARILAAALVPGDALARRTGGGDAAAQRHVTPLTGFRKAWASRPELPDCSLVVATYERPVAIVTLLAALNEMADPPGEVVVVDGSSGRDTERAVRDWSLTAESPFDLIYVRSPAGLTLQRNVGVDASAGAFVFFLDDDCVPHDGYFREIRRAFVEDASRQIGAVAGAIINEMNNRLSGRWRARLALRLAERGEPGSYLSSGVSVPASTVAPFTGLRHVQVVPGGAVAYRREVLNECRFSLFFSGYAQGEDLEMSLRAGARWKLVWCGDAHVSHFHAVEGRPASVAKGRMEVRNRYFIWKRHAAPSRLDRFRFWADLAYGAVYDVATFASDPRSSSPLRHAWGVVRGLASCLTAPPRYIEPKAQREYDVALETLAPGSTRGRTVPAAPHTAA; encoded by the coding sequence GTGCGTGCGCGAATACTCGCTGCAGCGCTGGTTCCCGGAGATGCTCTCGCTCGTCGAACGGGTGGCGGCGATGCCGCGGCACAGAGGCACGTGACGCCGTTGACCGGATTCCGGAAGGCTTGGGCCAGTCGGCCCGAATTACCGGACTGCTCGCTGGTGGTTGCCACGTACGAGCGGCCCGTCGCCATCGTGACGCTGCTGGCCGCGTTGAATGAGATGGCCGATCCACCCGGTGAGGTTGTCGTCGTCGACGGCTCGAGCGGCCGAGATACCGAGCGCGCCGTCCGCGACTGGAGTCTGACTGCCGAGTCGCCGTTCGACCTCATTTACGTGCGCAGCCCGGCCGGCCTGACGCTCCAGCGCAACGTCGGCGTTGACGCGTCTGCAGGAGCGTTCGTCTTCTTTCTGGATGACGACTGCGTGCCGCACGACGGATACTTCCGTGAAATTCGGCGCGCGTTCGTAGAGGATGCCTCACGACAGATCGGGGCAGTCGCCGGCGCCATCATCAACGAGATGAACAATCGGCTGTCCGGGCGCTGGCGCGCACGCTTGGCCTTGCGGCTTGCCGAGCGCGGAGAGCCGGGCTCGTATCTTTCGAGCGGTGTATCCGTTCCCGCGAGCACGGTGGCACCCTTCACCGGACTGCGACACGTGCAGGTGGTACCGGGTGGTGCGGTCGCGTATCGCCGCGAGGTTCTCAACGAGTGCCGGTTTTCACTCTTCTTTTCCGGCTACGCACAGGGGGAGGACCTCGAGATGTCGTTGCGAGCCGGCGCACGTTGGAAGCTCGTGTGGTGCGGCGACGCGCATGTGTCCCATTTTCACGCCGTCGAGGGACGTCCCGCATCGGTGGCAAAAGGACGGATGGAAGTGCGTAACCGCTACTTCATCTGGAAGCGGCACGCGGCGCCATCGCGTCTCGACCGCTTTCGTTTTTGGGCGGATCTCGCCTACGGCGCCGTGTACGATGTCGCGACCTTCGCGTCCGATCCCCGTTCGTCGTCGCCCCTGCGGCACGCATGGGGCGTCGTGAGGGGCCTTGCCAGCTGCCTAACGGCGCCGCCCCGATACATCGAGCCGAAGGCACAGCGTGAATACGACGTCGCTCTCGAAACCCTTGCGCCGGGGTCGACGCGCGGGCGAACCGTACCGGCGGCGCCGCACACGGCGGCATGA
- a CDS encoding glycosyltransferase family 4 protein, which translates to MTPQATLSTMSRTEPAARRRPVGRLMGMTQSAFDPASRMRFVQFIPLFEDAGWDVLHRPNKPDRQWRSRLPTRLARGMHYRSGRGVMKVRRFADIAASRGVDVVFVNRDLAGGRHFHERLLLRSNARVIFDFDDAIFSGSQRAEQRVRWMCEHAAWVTPGNAYLADWARRYNDHVTVIPTVVDTDRYESRQWSAADASRPVRIGWTGSDASIAHTLFPYLETIARAQREFDFEFVIVTNTHPSISTPGFRWTFHPWRAEEEGALGRLFDVCIMPLADNEFQRGKCGLKLLQGMAAGLPTIASPVGVNSEIVQPGKTGFLAQTPDEWHEALGTVARSPEILPALGANGRDRCVREYSLQRWFPEMLSLVERVAAMPRHRGT; encoded by the coding sequence ATGACGCCGCAGGCCACGTTGAGCACGATGAGTCGGACCGAACCCGCGGCACGACGCCGCCCCGTTGGGCGGCTCATGGGCATGACCCAGAGCGCCTTCGATCCGGCCAGCCGCATGCGCTTCGTCCAGTTCATTCCACTGTTCGAGGACGCCGGCTGGGACGTGCTGCACCGACCGAACAAGCCGGACCGGCAGTGGCGCAGCCGGCTGCCCACCCGGCTCGCGCGCGGCATGCATTATCGCTCGGGACGCGGCGTCATGAAGGTGCGCCGCTTCGCCGACATCGCCGCCTCGCGCGGCGTCGATGTCGTGTTCGTGAATCGGGATCTGGCCGGGGGCCGGCATTTCCACGAGCGCCTGCTGCTCCGGTCTAACGCTCGCGTCATCTTCGACTTCGACGACGCGATCTTCTCCGGCTCGCAGCGCGCCGAACAGCGCGTCCGATGGATGTGCGAACACGCCGCGTGGGTCACACCAGGCAACGCGTACCTCGCCGACTGGGCGCGCCGGTACAACGATCACGTGACCGTCATTCCGACCGTCGTCGACACGGATCGATACGAGAGCCGACAATGGTCGGCCGCCGATGCGTCCAGGCCCGTGCGGATCGGCTGGACCGGATCGGATGCATCGATCGCCCATACGTTGTTTCCGTACCTCGAGACGATCGCACGCGCCCAACGCGAGTTCGATTTCGAGTTCGTCATCGTCACGAACACGCACCCATCGATCTCGACCCCCGGATTTCGCTGGACGTTTCACCCGTGGCGCGCCGAGGAAGAAGGCGCGCTCGGCCGCCTGTTCGACGTCTGCATCATGCCGCTCGCCGACAATGAGTTTCAGCGCGGCAAATGCGGGCTCAAGCTGCTGCAGGGAATGGCGGCCGGACTCCCGACCATCGCGTCGCCGGTCGGCGTCAACAGTGAAATCGTGCAGCCGGGCAAGACCGGCTTCCTCGCCCAGACGCCGGACGAGTGGCACGAGGCGCTCGGCACGGTGGCGCGATCGCCGGAGATCCTGCCGGCGTTAGGCGCAAACGGTCGCGATCGGTGCGTGCGCGAATACTCGCTGCAGCGCTGGTTCCCGGAGATGCTCTCGCTCGTCGAACGGGTGGCGGCGATGCCGCGGCACAGAGGCACGTGA
- a CDS encoding NAD-dependent epimerase/dehydratase family protein — protein MRSLVTGGAGFIGSHVARYCLELGHEVTVLDDLSGGFKDQVPAAADFVEGSVTDDVLVARLFTERKFEFVYHLAAYAAEGLSHFIRRFNYTNNLIGSANLINESVKHDVKCFVFTSSIAVYGAGQLPMDEAMVPQPEDPYGVSKYAVELDLRAAHEMFGLNSIIFRPHNVYGENQNIGDRYRNVIGIFMNQLMRGEPLTVFGDGTQTRAFSYIGDVAPLIARSVCASSAYNETFNVGADTPYSVNELARVVGSALGVEPTIRYLPPRNEVLHAYATHEKARRFLGAAQPVSLEDGIERMATWARVVGARRAKRFENIEIMRKLPPVWLE, from the coding sequence ATGCGTTCACTCGTAACAGGCGGCGCCGGCTTCATTGGGTCGCACGTGGCACGTTACTGCCTGGAGCTCGGGCACGAGGTGACTGTTCTCGACGACCTCAGCGGCGGGTTCAAAGACCAGGTGCCCGCCGCTGCCGATTTCGTCGAAGGATCCGTGACCGACGACGTCCTCGTCGCGCGCCTCTTTACCGAGCGAAAATTCGAATTCGTCTATCACTTGGCGGCCTATGCCGCCGAGGGATTGTCCCACTTCATCCGCCGGTTCAACTACACGAACAACCTGATCGGCAGCGCGAATCTGATCAACGAGTCGGTCAAGCACGACGTGAAATGCTTCGTGTTCACCTCGTCCATTGCCGTCTACGGCGCAGGGCAGTTGCCAATGGATGAAGCAATGGTCCCGCAACCCGAAGATCCGTACGGCGTCAGCAAGTACGCCGTGGAGCTGGATCTCCGCGCGGCGCACGAGATGTTTGGTCTCAATTCGATCATTTTTCGGCCGCACAACGTTTACGGGGAGAACCAGAACATTGGAGATCGCTACCGGAACGTGATCGGCATCTTCATGAATCAGCTGATGCGCGGTGAACCTCTGACGGTCTTCGGCGACGGCACGCAGACGCGCGCCTTCAGCTACATCGGCGACGTCGCGCCGCTCATCGCACGCAGCGTCTGCGCCTCCTCCGCATACAACGAGACGTTCAACGTCGGCGCCGATACGCCCTATTCGGTCAACGAGCTGGCGCGCGTCGTGGGGTCGGCGCTCGGTGTCGAGCCGACGATTCGATATCTACCGCCGCGCAACGAGGTGCTGCACGCATACGCGACGCACGAAAAGGCGCGCCGCTTTCTCGGCGCCGCGCAGCCCGTATCGCTCGAGGATGGAATCGAGCGCATGGCCACATGGGCCCGCGTGGTCGGTGCGCGGCGCGCCAAGCGCTTCGAGAACATCGAGATCATGCGCAAGTTGCCGCCGGTGTGGCTCGAGTGA
- a CDS encoding glycosyltransferase family 4 protein, which yields MLAFIARSLTGYNGADLLAGDILDGLAASGQVVSVVTDDARLAAVRSAGVSTTRWLEAPKLVPFPASMRHRKTTRALARWAKWGVLDMRHRRALRHLSPALTLVNAFGSHRETIVRTVRGNGPAALIVHESPRHFGGPHQPVALQSALRILASYTHLIFVSSRCRDEWLAFPELAAKPAYHVPNCCREADVARVQLEAREAVRARLGIPRDGYAATCVATLQHRKGQDTLLDQLDALIAAAPNLELYLVGAPVHDRAWADELRRRTAQHPVRARVHFMGGRDDALDFIYASDVLLLPSRAEAMPLVVLEAMALGTPVVAAAVDGVPEMIVDGHTGLLVNPSAPDGFAEALAKLHRVPGLAAELASGGGDRYRRLFSREKLIQRYAALVDEITSPAVASAQLGDCRCVHS from the coding sequence ATGTTAGCGTTCATCGCGCGTTCCCTCACGGGTTACAACGGCGCCGATCTCCTCGCGGGTGACATTCTCGACGGCCTCGCCGCGTCGGGGCAGGTGGTATCCGTCGTAACCGACGACGCGCGTCTCGCCGCAGTGCGCTCCGCCGGCGTGTCCACGACGCGCTGGCTCGAAGCGCCGAAGCTCGTTCCGTTCCCCGCCAGCATGCGTCATCGCAAAACTACGCGGGCGTTGGCACGCTGGGCGAAATGGGGCGTGCTCGATATGCGTCATCGGCGGGCGCTGCGCCATCTGAGTCCTGCCCTCACGTTGGTTAATGCCTTCGGCAGCCACCGAGAGACCATCGTGCGCACTGTGCGGGGCAACGGCCCTGCCGCGCTCATCGTGCACGAATCACCGCGGCATTTCGGCGGACCTCATCAGCCCGTCGCGCTGCAGTCGGCGCTCCGGATCCTGGCGTCCTACACCCATCTCATCTTCGTGTCATCGCGCTGCCGGGACGAATGGCTCGCGTTCCCGGAGCTCGCGGCGAAGCCGGCGTACCATGTGCCCAACTGCTGTAGGGAGGCTGACGTCGCCCGTGTCCAACTGGAGGCGCGCGAAGCCGTGCGAGCACGGTTAGGCATACCGCGCGACGGCTATGCGGCGACGTGCGTCGCGACGTTGCAGCATCGCAAGGGCCAGGACACGCTCCTCGATCAGTTGGACGCGCTCATCGCGGCGGCGCCCAACCTCGAACTCTACCTTGTCGGCGCACCGGTGCACGACCGCGCGTGGGCTGACGAATTGAGACGCCGCACGGCGCAGCATCCGGTGCGCGCACGCGTGCACTTCATGGGCGGCCGCGATGACGCGTTGGATTTCATCTACGCGTCGGACGTGCTGCTTCTGCCATCGCGCGCCGAAGCCATGCCGCTGGTCGTACTCGAAGCGATGGCGCTCGGCACGCCGGTCGTTGCCGCTGCCGTAGACGGAGTTCCCGAAATGATTGTAGACGGGCACACGGGCCTGCTCGTGAACCCGAGCGCGCCCGACGGGTTCGCCGAAGCGCTTGCCAAGCTCCATCGGGTGCCCGGACTTGCGGCCGAACTCGCATCCGGCGGCGGCGATCGATATCGCCGGTTGTTCTCGCGCGAGAAGCTCATCCAGCGATACGCGGCGTTGGTCGATGAAATCACGTCGCCAGCGGTCGCTTCCGCACAACTTGGAGATTGCAGATGCGTTCACTCGTAA
- a CDS encoding surface carbohydrate biosynthesis protein: MIEPRPRTRVERRVLISVPRPSRDLDGLALVAYHLSRRHGVSASFCLPDDVDDACVRQAPDAIVLDILGWDSRVRQVARAKTLGMRVVIVPVAGLYPSDADHIAGNDTEAREQVDRFLVWGSRSAEHLASHGISASRIRTVGVPRFDFYHARYHRLMGTRVEFLRRQGFDGAGAPILVWATGTPEADGLTDHQIAERAELGSLTEEQIRREIGDQRTVFREHSALVMELARRHRDWVVIIKVHPRESPLKYESLVRGQPNVRLATNEPARMFLYHCEALLQCGSTTSTEAWLLDKPVIQLPSTASWNDELPPLYHRANQDVADLEECERVLCDIVGGASQTGERRDARETFVRNNFFASDGMAAVRCADEIAALILPPMRTDAESGESAALAHQTAQHGVRSESATLTSRLKDAIGMSRNTSLRPWRWARQRAPVTRPTREAVDELYRSFDAVCADAEERSEEAC; encoded by the coding sequence ATGATCGAGCCGCGTCCCCGTACGCGTGTCGAGCGCCGCGTGCTCATCTCGGTGCCACGACCGAGCCGCGACCTCGATGGGCTGGCACTCGTCGCGTACCACCTCTCGCGCCGCCACGGCGTGTCCGCAAGCTTCTGCCTGCCCGACGATGTCGATGACGCCTGCGTAAGGCAGGCGCCGGACGCAATCGTCCTCGACATACTCGGCTGGGATTCTCGCGTGCGCCAGGTGGCGCGCGCAAAGACCCTCGGCATGCGCGTCGTGATCGTACCGGTGGCCGGACTGTATCCGTCCGATGCCGACCACATCGCAGGCAACGACACCGAAGCGCGAGAGCAAGTCGATCGCTTCCTTGTGTGGGGATCGCGAAGCGCGGAGCACCTCGCTTCGCACGGCATCTCGGCGTCGCGGATCCGGACCGTGGGCGTTCCTCGATTCGACTTCTATCACGCGCGCTACCACCGGCTGATGGGAACGCGCGTGGAGTTCCTGCGACGTCAGGGATTCGATGGCGCAGGTGCGCCGATACTGGTGTGGGCGACCGGAACGCCCGAGGCCGACGGCCTCACGGACCACCAGATCGCCGAGCGCGCCGAGCTCGGAAGCCTAACGGAAGAGCAGATCAGACGCGAGATCGGCGACCAGCGCACGGTCTTTCGAGAACACTCCGCCCTGGTCATGGAGCTCGCGCGCCGTCACCGCGATTGGGTCGTGATCATCAAGGTCCATCCCAGGGAGTCGCCGCTCAAGTACGAGTCGCTTGTCCGCGGTCAGCCGAATGTCCGGCTGGCGACCAACGAGCCCGCGCGCATGTTTCTCTATCATTGCGAGGCGTTGTTGCAATGCGGCTCGACGACGTCCACCGAAGCGTGGCTCTTGGACAAGCCGGTCATCCAGTTGCCGTCGACTGCATCGTGGAACGACGAGCTGCCACCGCTCTATCACCGCGCGAACCAGGACGTCGCCGATCTGGAAGAGTGCGAACGCGTTTTATGCGACATCGTTGGCGGTGCGTCTCAGACAGGAGAACGACGGGACGCGCGTGAGACGTTCGTGCGGAACAATTTTTTCGCCAGCGATGGCATGGCGGCGGTACGGTGCGCCGACGAAATCGCCGCGTTGATACTGCCGCCGATGCGCACTGATGCCGAAAGCGGTGAGAGCGCGGCCCTCGCACACCAGACTGCGCAGCACGGTGTCCGCTCCGAGAGCGCGACGCTGACCAGCCGATTGAAGGATGCCATCGGCATGTCGCGCAATACCTCGCTGCGTCCGTGGCGGTGGGCGCGACAGCGCGCCCCCGTGACGCGCCCAACGCGAGAAGCGGTCGACGAGTTGTACCGGAGTTTCGACGCCGTGTGTGCCGATGCGGAAGAGCGCAGCGAGGAAGCATGTTAG
- a CDS encoding polysaccharide pyruvyl transferase family protein has translation MEHPEPAASVPGVRVLVDCGDYRCGNMGDVAMLQVATERLGEIWPDGEIRVMTWDPARLARYCPRVQPVAGRGRDAWLADRTLLGRLHGLLPKAASRALVRSRHAVRRRWPGAIDLALRVRGAVPADVAEDMDTFRSAVDRADLVIVAGAGGITDHAHRWAMPVLELLDMAVRRGTPAAMMSHGLGPLDTDDELRRRAREVLPHLDLIALREQRLGKPLLADAGVDARRVRITGDDAIEPAYRARHPVLGEAIGVNVRLSSSSALDASICDLLRPALHGFAHEKRAAMVPLPIDGSDVDSIRALLADYTGDVNDGGAIDTPAAMIERVSRCRIVVTCAYHAAVFAASQGIPVVCLAKSSYFLGKFRGLADQFGDGCSVVALEEDGADASLRREIARAWDCATATRPSLLDAATRQIAAGRRAYLDLAQLVASRVAARGAARRRPAPSTAALVGRS, from the coding sequence ATGGAGCATCCTGAACCGGCCGCGTCCGTGCCGGGTGTGCGGGTCCTGGTCGACTGCGGCGACTATCGTTGCGGCAACATGGGCGACGTCGCGATGCTGCAGGTCGCGACCGAGCGGTTAGGCGAGATCTGGCCCGACGGAGAAATCCGCGTCATGACGTGGGATCCCGCGCGCCTCGCACGCTACTGCCCCCGCGTGCAACCGGTCGCCGGGCGTGGGCGCGATGCGTGGCTTGCAGATCGCACGTTGCTTGGCCGGTTACACGGTCTTTTGCCCAAGGCCGCGTCCCGGGCACTGGTGCGCTCACGGCATGCGGTGAGGAGAAGGTGGCCGGGGGCGATCGATCTCGCGCTGCGCGTTCGCGGTGCGGTCCCGGCGGACGTCGCCGAGGACATGGACACGTTCCGTTCGGCCGTCGACAGGGCGGATCTGGTGATCGTCGCTGGTGCTGGCGGCATCACCGATCACGCACATCGATGGGCGATGCCCGTGCTCGAGCTGCTCGACATGGCCGTCAGACGGGGAACCCCGGCGGCGATGATGAGCCACGGACTGGGCCCCCTCGACACGGACGACGAGCTGCGTCGGCGCGCCCGAGAGGTCTTGCCGCACCTCGATCTGATCGCCCTTCGAGAACAGCGGCTGGGGAAGCCGTTGCTGGCAGACGCCGGTGTCGATGCTCGCCGCGTGCGCATCACCGGAGACGACGCGATCGAGCCGGCGTACCGCGCCCGCCATCCGGTGTTAGGCGAAGCCATCGGCGTCAACGTGCGGCTGTCGTCTTCGTCGGCACTCGACGCCTCGATCTGCGACCTGCTGCGACCGGCGCTCCACGGGTTCGCGCATGAGAAACGCGCGGCCATGGTGCCGCTCCCTATCGACGGCAGTGATGTCGACTCCATCCGCGCCCTGCTTGCGGACTATACGGGAGACGTAAACGACGGCGGCGCCATCGACACACCGGCGGCGATGATCGAACGCGTGTCGCGTTGCCGCATCGTTGTCACGTGCGCCTATCACGCCGCGGTGTTCGCAGCGTCGCAGGGCATTCCAGTTGTGTGTCTCGCCAAGTCATCGTACTTCCTCGGCAAGTTTCGCGGTCTCGCCGACCAATTCGGTGACGGATGCAGCGTCGTTGCCTTGGAGGAAGATGGTGCGGACGCGAGCCTCCGTCGCGAGATCGCCCGCGCGTGGGACTGCGCGACCGCGACGCGTCCGTCGCTGCTCGACGCGGCGACGCGCCAAATTGCCGCCGGGCGCCGGGCGTATCTCGACCTCGCTCAGTTGGTCGCGTCACGAGTGGCTGCTCGCGGCGCGGCGCGGCGTCGTCCCGCGCCCTCCACTGCCGCATTGGTGGGCCGCTCATGA